CCGGCAAACTGCTTTTGGGAACAAAGTTTCAGGCAGGCTATTCCCATCTGGTGAAAAATGAAGTGGAAATGGATTTCGTTGAAAAAAAGGCTCCCTACACAACCCTCAACAATGTAGTATTCATGAAAGGCGGAAATAGCAGTAACTATATCCTGCGTACCGGCCTTTCAGCTATCGGAATCGTGAATCGCAACCTCGGGATCCGTATGTTCGTGGATTACGATTATACTTTTCTGAAAGCTCCCTACCAGTTATTGACCAGCCTCGCCGACGAAAAGCCGATCTATGGCGAATCCCATTTAAGTAAACACAAAATGCACTATTTCACGATCGGGGCAACAGTGACTGCCTTGTTCTGGTAATTCATCCCAAAGTAACATTATTAAGGAATAAAAAGATGAAATACTAATAAATACGAAATTACATAAAGTTTTACGACTTATTCGTATTTTATGTTACGAACATTTCGTATGTTTGCTTTATCAATATAAAAAGTGAATGCCATGAAAGCAAATGTATTAATGAAATGTACCCTGTTTTTAGTATTAGCAGGTTTACTCCAATCAGTCAGAGCCCAGCTACCCGCCGCCGAATATCAGCCGGGAACAGCCATCCTGACAGGGGATATAAAGAATTTCAATCCCGATCAGAACCTGGACATCCGCTGCGCTGCTCCCAACCTGATAATGATGCGGACAGATCCTATTTTCATACAGCCGGACAGTTCCGGTCATTTCCGTCAGTCCGTCGTACTAAAATACACGACTCAGGTAAGGGTTAAAATAGGAAAAGACTATCTGTACCTGCTGATGTCGCCCGATAATCAGGAATATCACCTTTCTATCGAAGCAAACGAAAAAGGGTCAAAAATGCCTATCCATATTTCCGGACCATACGCAGAGATCAACAATAGTTTCAATTTCAAACTGAAACGCCTGGCAGTAAACATGTTCGTTCCAACCACCTGCGACCTCACTCCCGACCAATACAAAGGGAAATGCCTGCAAGACCTGAATAAAATAAACACAGAAAACAACAGCCTTCCGGATATATGCCCGGAGGCTAAAAAGCTGATGGAACTGACCAATGCCTTCGAGTGTCTCGATAATTTATGCAGCTGCAAATATGCAATTATTTATTCCCGCATGCAAAAAGACAGTCTGCAACGTATGGAAGCATTCGGATTATACAAAGACTTCCGCTTACCCGACAATTATTTCGACTTTTTGAAAGAGATACCTTTGAATGAGCCGGATGCCTTGTTATGCTATAACTTCAGTTCGGCTATTCCTTTCCCAGGTTATTACGACACATATGTAGATGAAGATGAGTATAATAAATACATACTGGCAAATGCTCCGATGAGCCAGGAAGAAAAAGAGATGATCAAAGACTTTCTCGCTAAAAAATATACTACTGACAATTACCCTAAAGTAAACGAAGTAATGGCTATCAGCATGAAATACCAGTATATTTACCAAAAGAAACGGGAAAAGGACCTGGCAGAACTAAAAAAACAGCTCCCATTATTGACCGGAGAGGAACATCCGATGATCATGGAACTCGCCGACATCCGGTTTGCCCGTTTCCTCTTCATGGATTTCAAACCGTTAACCCCTGAATATGAAGCATATTACAAACAGTCTCTCACCAACCCACTATGTATCGCCTTACTGAACGATGCCAACGATAGCATGAAACCCAAAAAGAAAACCCAGCCCAAAGCCGGCTTCATCTTACGTGAAAATCCCGATTGCGCAGCCGATCAGGTGTTGAATGCCATCATCGAAAAGAATAAAGGGAAAATACAACTAATCGATATGTGGGCTACCTGGTGTGGCGGCTGCCGACAAACGATCAAAGAGTACGAACCTTTGAAGAAAGATTTTCCAAACGTCGCATTCGTCTATCTGACCAACGAGACTTCACCACTTGAATTATGGAAAACGCTGATCCCCGACATTGCAGGCGAACATTACCGGCTGGGTGCCGAACAATGGGGCTATTTGTGGAATCGCTTCAAACTGCAAGGTGTTCCTTATTATCTGATCATCGATGAAAAAGGAGAGATCAAAGACCAATTCATCTACACGAACAAGAAAGAGGCTCAAAAGAAATTAAGCGAATTAGTCAACCGTTAAGCCAGTAGAATTGAACTTTTTTAGCTATGTTTGCAAAAGTATAATTAAAAAAGTAATGAAAACACTGGTACACACAGAGAAAGAACATATCGAGGAGATCATCCGTAGCTGTGATGTCTGCTATGTCGGACTGGCAGATACGGATGGTACCCCTTACGTCATTCCTATGAACTTTGGCTATCAGAATGGTGTTATTTATTTACATTCAGCGCAGGAAGGCAGAAGTATCTCTATCCTGGAACGGAATCCGAAGGTGTGCGTCACCTTCAGCACCGACCACGACCTGGTATTCCAGCATCCCGAAGTTGCCTGCAGTTACCGCATGCGCTCCAAAAGTGTCATAGGCTGGGGGAAAGTACGGTTCGAAGAGGATTTTGACAAGAAAACAGAAGCGTTGAATATCATTATGAAGCAATACTCGGACAAAGAATTCCGTTATTCAGATCCGGCAGTAAAGAATGTAAAAATATGGCTGGTTGACCTCGATGAAGTAACATGTAAAGAGTTCGGGGCTCCACACGATAAATACAAAGCATAACAAAATAGAATTTATGAAGAATCTGTTAGCAATATTTTTAATGGTATTCCTGTTCGCTTCTTGTGAAGGCCCCGCAGGAAAAGACGGAGAAGGCATTTGGTGGCATGTGAGCGATCCAATAAAAGTGAACAGCAGTCAATGGGAATTAGGAGAGAATGCGGAAGGCGTTCCCTTTTACTTCTATGAATATAATATTAATAACCTGGATAAAGATGTCTATGACGGAGGAAAAGTTCAGGTTAGAATGTTCCTGGACTTTGATACCAATATAGAAGCCCTTACTCCTTTGGAACATACGGAACAACGACAGGATAAAGACGGCAACCAGTATAATGAAATATATGGTTACGAATATTACCCCGGAGGTATTATGATTACGGTTAAATTCGGAGATTTCATTGTCGACCAACGTCCGCCGACGCAGTATTTCCAAGTTGTTTTAAACTATTAAAAAGTACGCATATATCAGATATTTAATGTACTTTTGCCCAAAATAAGACTTTCAAAA
This is a stretch of genomic DNA from Parabacteroides chongii. It encodes these proteins:
- a CDS encoding pyridoxamine 5'-phosphate oxidase family protein encodes the protein MKTLVHTEKEHIEEIIRSCDVCYVGLADTDGTPYVIPMNFGYQNGVIYLHSAQEGRSISILERNPKVCVTFSTDHDLVFQHPEVACSYRMRSKSVIGWGKVRFEEDFDKKTEALNIIMKQYSDKEFRYSDPAVKNVKIWLVDLDEVTCKEFGAPHDKYKA
- a CDS encoding TlpA family protein disulfide reductase, with product MKANVLMKCTLFLVLAGLLQSVRAQLPAAEYQPGTAILTGDIKNFNPDQNLDIRCAAPNLIMMRTDPIFIQPDSSGHFRQSVVLKYTTQVRVKIGKDYLYLLMSPDNQEYHLSIEANEKGSKMPIHISGPYAEINNSFNFKLKRLAVNMFVPTTCDLTPDQYKGKCLQDLNKINTENNSLPDICPEAKKLMELTNAFECLDNLCSCKYAIIYSRMQKDSLQRMEAFGLYKDFRLPDNYFDFLKEIPLNEPDALLCYNFSSAIPFPGYYDTYVDEDEYNKYILANAPMSQEEKEMIKDFLAKKYTTDNYPKVNEVMAISMKYQYIYQKKREKDLAELKKQLPLLTGEEHPMIMELADIRFARFLFMDFKPLTPEYEAYYKQSLTNPLCIALLNDANDSMKPKKKTQPKAGFILRENPDCAADQVLNAIIEKNKGKIQLIDMWATWCGGCRQTIKEYEPLKKDFPNVAFVYLTNETSPLELWKTLIPDIAGEHYRLGAEQWGYLWNRFKLQGVPYYLIIDEKGEIKDQFIYTNKKEAQKKLSELVNR